Within Candidatus Dojkabacteria bacterium, the genomic segment TCCGTAGCTTCAGCGAAGGAGTATAGGTTAGCGGCACATCTATAAATTTAGTCTAATTTAATACTGCCTGAATAAGCTTCTCGATTGTAACCGTAGAATCTTCTTTATACATCACCTCTGCTTTCTCAATCATCTGCCCCACTTCCCTACTATTATAACCCAGTGCCTTTAAGGCGTCGGAAAGCTCGCTCAAGATCGGATCTTTACCACCGCTTGGGGTAAGGTCAAGCTTACCTTGAAGCTCTACTATAATCTTCTTCGCGCTCTTCTCCCCTATCCCAGGAGTCTTGCTCAATGCTTTGTAATCACCCTCTTCAATCATGCTGCTGATTTTTTCTACCGAATTAGTGGAGAGCATAACCATCGCGGTTTTCGGCCCTACTCCGGATACAGATAGCAGCCTCTCAAAGAAATCACGTGTCCCTTTATCTTTAAATCCATACAATTCTTGACTATCTTCGCGCACTTTAAAGCTAGTAAAAAGCTTTGCCTGTTCTCCCTCTAGGAAATCACCGGGCTGCACACGCACTCTATACCCCACCCCACCATTGGTAAGAATATCTACACTCATTACTTTTTCATTAAATTGGAGCAGGATAATTTTTCCCTCAATATAGCTGATCAACTTGCTTTCCAGTAAATTTACTCATGTGTATTTTATCTCAAGTGGCTTGGTGTTTAAAGCGGCTTGACTATTAATTGCCGATTCTGCAATGCAGGAGCAATAGCAACCCTTAGCCATGAGAAAGAGATTACGAGAGGTCTCTATACCACTCCATTCGGTCGTCGTGACAGTAGAAGATCAGAGGCGATAATGTTAAATTTCCTCTTAAACTTGAACCGAGTCTTACCTTTGTTAACTGCGTAGCCACCACCGAAGTTTAAATGATATGCTCCTGGGTTTACTACAAACCTGTACCTACCTTCGCTATCTGTCTCTGATCTTTGGATTGTCCGCTCGCTTCCCTCCTCAACCAACGTCACGACCACACCCTGTATTGGAGTGCCGTTCTCATCAGTTAGCACCCCCCATGAGTATGTCCTGTGTAGCAATCGCTGGATTGCTGAGAGTGCGAACGGTACAAGATAGATTAAGGTTATTCCAAAATTCAGCGGTGAAGGGTCGAAGAGTAATACAATTAACGAAAGAATAAATCCGACTATAAGCAATACCCTCAGGAACAGGAAGAATCCATTTATAAGGCCGTTCTTGGCTAGTGAGCCCAGAAGCTTTAGGATTTCTGCATCCTCACGATCTACCGGAAGTGCCCTTTCAACAACCATCTGTTGGCCTTGCAAGAACCGTTCTCCTGTATAAATGTTTTGATAAATTCCGTCGGTTGGCGATTTAACACTTTGTGATGGGAACCTATACCCTGCCTTCTGCACATCGAGAGTATACTCACCCTCAGGCAGCTGCATATTAAATACTCCGTTGTACTGTGTAACGTCTGTTGAGACTAAGGATCTATTTGTCGCAGAGTATGCTCGTACAACCGCATTGTTAACTGGTGACTTATCTAATGAGTCATATACGACCCCAAACGAATGTGCCTCGCGCAAGCCAAATAGGCTTAATATCGCAAACCAGGTACGCATCGCAATAGCTGGGAGCTCATTCAGGAAGAATAACAGGTAGGCAAAAGATACCACTGTTACAGTTCCTGCTGTCACAGCACCATAATTCTCTTCTTCCCAC encodes:
- the ruvA gene encoding Holliday junction branch migration protein RuvA, giving the protein MISYIEGKIILLQFNEKVMSVDILTNGGVGYRVRVQPGDFLEGEQAKLFTSFKVREDSQELYGFKDKGTRDFFERLLSVSGVGPKTAMVMLSTNSVEKISSMIEEGDYKALSKTPGIGEKSAKKIIVELQGKLDLTPSGGKDPILSELSDALKALGYNSREVGQMIEKAEVMYKEDSTVTIEKLIQAVLN